In the Phaseolus vulgaris cultivar G19833 chromosome 7, P. vulgaris v2.0, whole genome shotgun sequence genome, one interval contains:
- the LOC137830021 gene encoding UDP-rhamnose/UDP-galactose transporter 5-like: MAPASKSEKKASVDAAAWLFNVVTSVGIIIVNKALMATYGFSFATTLTGLHFVTTTLMTSILKMLGYIQPSHLPFPELLKFVLFANFSIVGMNVSLMWNSVGFYQIAKLSMIPVSCLLEIVFDKIQYSRDTKLSICIVLLGVGVCTVTDVSVNTRGFVAAFVAVWSTSLQQYYVHFLQRKYSLSSFNLLGHTAPAQAGSLLLVGPFLDYWLTNNRVDRFAYNSGSLMFIFMSCTIAVGTNLSQFICIGRFTAVSFQVLGHMKTILVLVMGFFFFGREGLNIHVVIGMLIAVCGMIWYGNVSTKPGGKERLNHSLPTNKTENK, from the exons ATGGCTCCAGCTAGCAAGTCCGAGAAGAAGGCATCAGTGGATGCAGCTGCATGGCTGTTCAATGTTGTCACCTCTGTTGGAATTATCATTGTAAACAAAGCTTTGATGGCCACTTACGGTTTCAGTTTTG CTACAACATTAACAGGTCTTCATTTCGTTACTACAACTTTGATGACATCCATACTAAAGATGCTGGGATACATCCAGCCTTCTCATTTACCCTTTCCAGagcttttaaaatttgttttatttgctAACTTCTCCATTGTTGGAATGAATGTTAGTCTAATGTGGAACTCAGTTGGATTCTATCAG ATTGCTAAGTTGAGTATGATACCTGTATCGTGCCTTTTGGAAATTGTTTTCGACAAGATTCAGTACTCTAGAGATACGAAACTCAGCATATGTATCGTTCTTTTGGGTGTTGGTGTTTGCACTGTTACTGATGTAAGTGTTAACACAAGAGGTTTCGTTGCTGCTTTTGTAGCAGTGTGGAGCACTTCTCTGCAACAATAT TATGTCCATTTCCTTCAGAGGAAGTATTCACTAAGTTCTTTCAACCTATTGGGACATACAGCACCTGCACAGGCTGGATCACTACTTCTTGTCGGCCCTTTTCTAGACTACTGGTTGACAAACAACAGAGTTGACAGATTTGCTTATAATTCAGGTTCTTTG ATGTTCATATTTATGTCATGCACTATAGCAGTTGGGACGAACCTTAGTCAATTTATCTGCATTGGCAGATTCACTGCTGTCTCTTTTCAAGTACTAGGGCACATGAAGACCATACTTGTTTTGGTAATGGGGTTCTTTTTCTTTGGGAGGGAAGGTCTTAATATTCACGTGGTTATAGGGATGCTTATAGCTGTGTGTGGAATGATATGGTATGGCAATGTCTCAACAAAGCCTGGTGGAAAGGAGCGTTTGAATCACTCTCTTCCCACcaacaaaacagaaaacaaatag
- the LOC137830022 gene encoding small ribosomal subunit protein uS13z/uS13y/uS13x, giving the protein MALVANEEFQHILRVLNTNVDGKQKIMFALTSIKGIGRRFANMVCKKADVDMNKRAGELSAAELDNLMTVVANPRQFKIPDWFLNRKKDYKDGKYSQVVSNALDMKLRDDLERLKKIRNHRGLRHYWGLRVRGQHTKTTGRRGKTVGVSKKR; this is encoded by the exons ATG GCTCTGGTGGCGAACGAGGAGTTCCAGCACATTCTCCGTGTGCTGAACACTAATGTCGATGGCAAGCAGAAGATCATGTTTGCCCTTACCTCCATCAAGGGTATTGGTAGAAGATTTGCCAACATGGTTTGCAAGAAGGCTGATGTTGACATGAACAAGAG GGCTGGTGAATTGAGTGCCGCTGAGTTGGATAATCTGATGACTGTGGTGGCCAACCCAAGGCAATTCAAAATCCCAGACTGGTTTCTTAACAGGAAGAAGGATTACAAGGATGGCAAGTACTCCCAGGTTGTGTCCAATGCTCTCGATATGAAGCTCAGAGATGACTTGGAGAGACTCAAGAAAATCAG AAACCACCGTGGATTGAGGCACTACTGGGGCCTTCGAGTCCGTGGTCAGCACACCAAGACCACTGGCCGTAGGGGGAAGACTGTTGGTGTCTCTAAGAAGCGTTAA